From the genome of Marixanthomonas ophiurae, one region includes:
- a CDS encoding DUF6702 family protein: protein MKYLKIAILAIVFPLMTASAPAHKFYVSTTNMEYVPKKESIQIITKIFIDDIEKVLQQRYNPSISITTKETQNDIEYLKKYILQKLNVKVNGKPAKLNYIGREYDIDIVNVYIEISGVKELHSVEVKNEVLMDLFDEQQNIIHIKTPENRRSFILDSHNIKDMLNFN from the coding sequence ATGAAATATCTAAAAATAGCAATTCTTGCTATCGTATTCCCTTTGATGACTGCTTCTGCACCAGCACATAAATTTTATGTAAGTACTACTAATATGGAGTACGTGCCAAAAAAGGAGTCTATTCAGATTATAACGAAAATTTTTATAGACGATATAGAAAAAGTACTTCAACAACGGTACAATCCTTCCATTTCCATAACCACTAAAGAAACTCAGAATGATATTGAGTACTTGAAAAAGTATATTCTTCAAAAACTGAACGTAAAAGTGAATGGAAAACCGGCAAAACTCAATTATATTGGTAGGGAATATGATATTGATATTGTAAATGTATATATTGAAATTTCAGGAGTAAAAGAATTGCATTCTGTAGAAGTAAAAAACGAAGTATTAATGGATCTTTTTGATGAACAACAAAACATTATCCATATAAAAACCCCCGAAAACCGAAGGAGTTTCATTTTAGACAGCCATAATATTAAAGATATGTTAAACTTCAACTAA
- the pepE gene encoding dipeptidase PepE, producing the protein MKNLIVASTSTIYNGNYLDYLTDALTEFFSETDEILFIPYARPGGISHDQYTEKASKAFEKLNKKVVGLHSFQDPVKAIKEAKGIFTGGGNTFVLVSSLYKNQVMESLREAIFNGTPYLGTSAGSNICGVSMKTTNDMPIVYPPSFKTLGVIPFNVNPHYLDPNPSSEHMGETRETRIKEFHTQNNIPVVGLREGSWLRVNGSSIVLEGEHNARIFKQGKDPVEVATSTSLSQLTL; encoded by the coding sequence ATGAAAAACCTAATTGTTGCAAGTACCTCAACTATTTATAATGGAAATTATTTAGATTATTTAACCGATGCATTGACAGAGTTTTTTTCTGAAACCGATGAAATCCTGTTCATTCCCTATGCCCGTCCCGGAGGGATTTCTCACGATCAATATACCGAAAAAGCATCTAAAGCATTTGAAAAACTAAATAAGAAAGTGGTGGGGCTTCATTCCTTCCAAGATCCTGTTAAAGCGATTAAAGAAGCTAAAGGAATTTTTACCGGAGGCGGCAATACCTTTGTTTTAGTTTCCTCATTGTATAAAAACCAAGTAATGGAATCCTTACGCGAAGCCATATTTAATGGCACACCGTATCTTGGCACAAGTGCTGGTAGCAATATTTGCGGTGTAAGTATGAAAACCACAAACGATATGCCCATTGTATATCCGCCATCATTTAAAACATTAGGTGTAATTCCGTTTAATGTAAATCCACATTATTTAGACCCGAACCCTTCAAGTGAACATATGGGCGAAACCCGTGAAACTAGAATAAAAGAGTTTCACACTCAAAATAATATTCCAGTAGTAGGTTTACGTGAAGGAAGCTGGTTACGGGTTAATGGTAGCTCAATCGTTTTAGAAGGCGAACACAATGCTCGTATTTTTAAGCAAGGAAAAGATCCTGTAGAAGTTGCTACTTCTACTTCGCTCAGTCAGCTAACGCTTTAA
- a CDS encoding peptidase associated/transthyretin-like domain-containing protein gives MKKSNLLLLVFCITIVAECLAQREPIQGTISNKTDVEGIHVMNLTSRYNTVTGVHGNFSIAVKEQDTLLFSSVNYVPKKIAVSVEIIEKSILIVTLDELVNELDEVVLGPNLTGNLESDLKTIKTEKQINFYDVGIPGFIGEPEEKIVPLFVAAFPTQVDLEALYKHIGGYYKKLKIQRKWEGQNNTVAKVINFYTPVFFEEAYNIPEDRLYDFLLFCMETSLLERDFKKENYVLVLKIFEEKGIEYTKRLQEPKTTEKE, from the coding sequence GTGAAGAAGAGTAATTTATTGTTATTAGTATTCTGCATCACTATAGTTGCTGAATGTTTGGCGCAACGAGAACCAATACAAGGTACCATTAGTAATAAAACTGATGTGGAAGGAATTCATGTAATGAATCTTACCTCTCGTTATAATACCGTTACAGGTGTTCATGGTAATTTTTCTATAGCAGTAAAAGAGCAAGATACTTTATTGTTTTCGTCCGTAAATTATGTGCCTAAAAAAATAGCCGTTTCTGTTGAAATAATTGAAAAAAGTATTTTAATAGTAACGCTTGACGAATTGGTAAATGAATTAGACGAAGTAGTGTTGGGGCCTAACCTGACAGGGAATCTGGAAAGCGACCTCAAAACCATTAAAACCGAAAAACAAATTAATTTTTACGATGTGGGTATCCCTGGTTTTATAGGCGAACCCGAAGAAAAAATCGTCCCCCTTTTTGTTGCTGCCTTTCCCACACAGGTAGATTTAGAAGCGTTATATAAGCATATAGGCGGATACTATAAAAAACTCAAGATCCAGCGTAAATGGGAAGGTCAAAACAACACGGTTGCTAAAGTCATAAACTTTTATACACCAGTATTTTTTGAAGAAGCTTATAATATCCCTGAAGATCGATTATATGATTTTTTACTCTTTTGTATGGAAACGAGCCTTCTTGAAAGAGATTTTAAAAAAGAAAACTATGTTTTGGTGCTGAAAATATTTGAAGAAAAAGGAATTGAATACACCAAAAGGTTGCAAGAACCAAAAACTACAGAAAAGGAATAG
- a CDS encoding S8 family peptidase, which yields MKKLQLVVLAAFAIIVIGCTKDNPLTEETQETNLTSETSQELLTIPQINKIIDEQLRRTGDFSWDKTSDQVLWSATVHGSGILTIGYGEKGESFSTEKNARLTDSKNAIISEVISMEKGSRKETLFEDDDVLNVIDVQVKSLKTITELRKRNDIRYMEPNAYSFFYSEQYPQNRSSSGCGKDGQTLNNNDYRTVAPGSLVSWTYDEHNIEQAWSYSTGSGVTVGLIDTGVSQSQPLLGSNFNDGYSTGRTIQKYGTFIDSAWPWSNNYDGPHDKCGHGTSMGSTIASPRNNDNLPVGVAYNSNLIAYRATEDVLLNDYHERKGVKDALRQLADRSDVKIISMSIGYPWSINNVKDAVRYAHSRGKLIFAAGGTSLDFTNWYPVIFPASMSETVAVTGITDDGTYEQCDTCHDGSEIEFTIVMQRANDNGRTSAVLGFYNGDTDYVGGSSVATATTAGIAALVWERHPTWSRSQVLNKMRQSSEFYPNKDSTKGYGNIDALQAVQ from the coding sequence ATGAAAAAACTACAACTCGTAGTACTGGCCGCATTCGCAATAATTGTGATAGGCTGTACAAAAGACAATCCCCTAACAGAAGAAACACAAGAAACTAATCTTACTTCTGAAACTTCACAAGAATTATTAACTATCCCCCAAATCAACAAAATCATTGATGAACAACTACGCCGTACAGGCGATTTTAGTTGGGATAAAACGTCCGATCAAGTATTATGGAGTGCCACGGTGCACGGAAGTGGTATTTTAACCATTGGATATGGAGAAAAAGGAGAAAGTTTCAGCACTGAGAAGAATGCAAGACTTACCGATTCGAAAAATGCAATCATTTCTGAAGTAATTTCAATGGAAAAGGGTTCTCGAAAAGAAACTCTTTTCGAAGACGATGATGTACTAAATGTAATTGATGTTCAGGTAAAATCCCTGAAAACCATTACCGAATTAAGAAAACGAAACGATATTCGGTATATGGAACCCAACGCGTATTCTTTCTTTTACAGTGAACAATATCCTCAAAACAGATCGTCTAGCGGTTGTGGAAAGGATGGACAAACCTTAAACAACAATGATTACCGAACTGTTGCCCCAGGATCGTTAGTAAGTTGGACATATGATGAGCACAATATAGAACAGGCTTGGAGCTATAGTACCGGATCTGGTGTAACTGTTGGTCTAATAGATACAGGAGTGTCACAAAGTCAACCCCTTTTAGGAAGTAACTTTAACGATGGGTATAGTACAGGAAGGACTATTCAAAAATATGGAACGTTTATCGATTCAGCTTGGCCCTGGTCTAACAACTATGATGGTCCACATGATAAATGTGGTCATGGAACTAGTATGGGGTCAACCATTGCTTCCCCTAGAAATAATGATAACCTACCTGTTGGGGTGGCTTACAATTCAAACTTAATAGCGTATCGTGCTACAGAGGATGTATTATTAAACGATTACCACGAACGTAAAGGTGTAAAAGATGCCTTACGACAATTGGCAGATAGAAGCGACGTAAAAATTATATCAATGTCTATCGGGTATCCTTGGTCTATTAACAATGTAAAAGATGCTGTACGATATGCACATAGCAGAGGGAAACTTATATTTGCAGCTGGCGGAACTTCCTTAGACTTCACTAATTGGTATCCGGTGATTTTTCCTGCCAGTATGAGCGAAACGGTTGCCGTAACCGGAATAACCGATGATGGAACGTACGAACAGTGCGATACGTGCCACGATGGTAGCGAAATAGAATTTACTATTGTGATGCAACGTGCAAATGATAACGGACGTACAAGTGCGGTATTAGGCTTTTATAATGGAGATACCGATTATGTAGGAGGTTCTTCTGTGGCAACAGCAACAACTGCAGGAATTGCAGCATTGGTTTGGGAACGCCACCCAACTTGGAGTAGAAGCCAAGTATTGAATAAAATGCGACAAAGCTCCGAGTTTTACCCTAATAAAGATAGTACAAAGGGGTATGGAAATATTGATGCGTTGCAGGCGGTTCAATAA
- a CDS encoding phosphatase PAP2 family protein: protein MFDILKEWDRELFVLLNSLGIEKFDNFWITATQIETWTPLFLVFFFLIFYYFKWKRGGAILFFLLLTFGITIFFTGFVKDYFARLRPNNVEALSEVIRILQKPNNYSFFSGHASSSFSVTTFMALILRQKTKWIFLAYLWPLVFVTSRIYVGVHYPSDILVGALVGTIFAIIFYKLCKKALEHDKLKVRDLE from the coding sequence ATGTTTGACATTCTAAAAGAGTGGGACAGAGAGTTGTTTGTACTTCTTAACTCCTTAGGAATAGAAAAGTTTGATAATTTTTGGATTACCGCCACACAAATAGAAACTTGGACGCCACTTTTTTTAGTTTTCTTTTTTTTAATATTCTACTACTTTAAATGGAAACGGGGAGGAGCTATCCTTTTCTTCTTATTACTAACCTTCGGAATTACCATTTTCTTTACAGGTTTTGTAAAAGATTATTTCGCCAGACTAAGACCAAATAATGTTGAAGCATTGTCTGAGGTTATTCGTATTCTTCAAAAACCCAATAACTATAGCTTTTTTTCGGGGCATGCTTCCTCTAGCTTTTCAGTAACCACGTTTATGGCTTTAATTTTAAGGCAGAAAACCAAATGGATATTTCTCGCCTACCTTTGGCCACTTGTCTTTGTAACCAGCAGAATTTATGTAGGTGTTCATTACCCAAGTGATATACTTGTAGGAGCTTTAGTAGGTACTATCTTCGCAATTATCTTTTACAAATTGTGTAAAAAAGCATTAGAGCATGACAAGCTAAAAGTTAGGGACTTAGAGTAA
- a CDS encoding carboxypeptidase-like regulatory domain-containing protein, translating into MRIKLTILLVLLPLLSIAQDIERVVIEGFITAPVSEDVEGVNIYNNSTQKGTVTNDKGEFKLKVGVNDRVLVTALQFQSFTIIVDKGIVDTKIMKIYLNPAVNQLEEVIVRPYDLSGNIVADVNRVKTYTFAPKMDLSYEALNYKYEFQPDALTKVEGNAAEEALHDNALKNGANILGIIGLLFPENMEINLVKNKNIEDRVQISRTLRQRFSNAYIEETFGIPKEKANDFLYFAEDGGLTETMLKGENEMELLDYMYQQSNLYKKNSEEE; encoded by the coding sequence ATGCGTATTAAACTAACCATACTACTTGTTTTACTCCCACTGCTATCAATAGCTCAGGACATAGAAAGAGTTGTCATTGAGGGTTTTATAACCGCTCCAGTGAGTGAAGATGTAGAGGGTGTAAATATTTACAATAACTCTACCCAAAAAGGAACAGTCACCAATGATAAAGGAGAATTTAAATTAAAAGTGGGGGTTAACGATCGAGTATTAGTAACCGCATTGCAATTTCAGAGTTTTACTATAATTGTTGATAAAGGGATTGTAGATACCAAAATCATGAAAATTTATTTAAACCCGGCTGTAAATCAGTTAGAAGAAGTAATTGTGAGACCCTATGATCTTTCTGGAAACATTGTTGCCGACGTAAACAGGGTAAAAACCTACACGTTTGCACCTAAAATGGACTTATCCTATGAAGCCTTAAATTATAAATATGAATTTCAGCCAGATGCATTAACCAAAGTTGAAGGCAACGCTGCAGAAGAAGCTTTGCATGACAACGCTTTAAAAAATGGGGCTAATATATTGGGTATTATAGGACTTTTGTTTCCTGAAAATATGGAAATAAATCTTGTGAAAAATAAAAATATCGAAGACCGGGTGCAAATTTCCAGAACGCTACGGCAACGCTTCAGTAACGCATATATTGAAGAAACTTTTGGTATTCCCAAGGAAAAAGCAAATGATTTCCTCTATTTTGCCGAAGATGGCGGGTTAACCGAAACAATGCTAAAGGGTGAAAACGAAATGGAATTGCTTGATTACATGTACCAACAAAGTAATTTGTACAAAAAAAATAGTGAAGAAGAGTAA
- a CDS encoding peptide MFS transporter has product MSNTTIDNEPTEIFGHPKGLLYLFFAELWERFSFYGMRALLVLYMTKHLLFGDDMAFGVYAAYMSLVYVTPMIGGILADKILGYRKSIILGGVLMVLGHFFLTIELPIFFYGSLGLIIVGNGFFKPNISSFVGELYQQGDSRRDSGFTIFYLGINLGAAIAPLACAWFAANYGWHYGFVLAGIGMVAGLLVFNSGLKSNVFGSKGLVPNTEKYNLKTLGLNKGKWIVICSIVSVVLFATIVRFHEFESYLVWIVSLFLIAYITYIISTVSMKEKKRLLVAVYFTILYTLFAAIFEQAGSSLTLFADRNVNLVGMDAAGTNSINAGFIILFAIPFSMLWTFLSKRNRNPNSPVKFGLGLLFLGLGFLIFAMSANSVDDFARTSMTYLILGYMVLTIG; this is encoded by the coding sequence ATGAGCAATACGACAATCGACAACGAACCTACTGAGATTTTTGGACATCCAAAGGGATTACTTTACTTATTTTTTGCTGAATTATGGGAACGGTTCTCTTTCTACGGAATGCGAGCCCTTTTGGTGCTTTACATGACTAAACACTTGTTGTTTGGTGACGATATGGCTTTTGGTGTGTATGCGGCGTATATGTCATTAGTGTATGTAACCCCTATGATTGGTGGAATTTTAGCAGATAAAATTTTAGGTTATAGAAAATCAATTATACTTGGTGGCGTTTTAATGGTGCTGGGACACTTTTTTCTTACTATTGAACTTCCTATTTTCTTCTATGGTTCCTTAGGGTTGATTATTGTGGGGAACGGTTTTTTTAAACCTAATATTTCATCTTTTGTAGGCGAACTATACCAACAAGGAGACAGCAGAAGAGATTCTGGATTTACTATTTTTTATCTCGGTATCAATCTAGGAGCTGCCATTGCCCCCTTAGCCTGTGCTTGGTTTGCCGCAAATTACGGTTGGCATTATGGTTTTGTTTTAGCAGGAATTGGAATGGTTGCCGGACTTCTTGTTTTTAATAGCGGCTTAAAAAGCAATGTATTTGGCAGTAAAGGATTGGTGCCAAATACTGAAAAATACAATTTAAAAACGCTCGGTTTAAACAAAGGAAAATGGATTGTAATTTGTTCTATAGTTTCAGTAGTGTTATTTGCTACGATTGTTCGTTTTCACGAATTTGAAAGCTATTTAGTGTGGATTGTCTCACTGTTCTTGATTGCATATATAACGTATATTATTTCAACCGTAAGTATGAAGGAAAAGAAGCGGTTATTGGTTGCTGTCTATTTTACTATATTGTACACTTTATTCGCTGCAATTTTTGAACAAGCCGGCAGTTCCTTAACCTTATTTGCCGATAGAAATGTAAACTTGGTGGGGATGGACGCCGCAGGAACCAACAGTATTAACGCGGGATTCATCATTCTTTTTGCCATACCTTTTTCCATGTTATGGACGTTTTTAAGCAAACGAAATAGAAATCCAAATTCCCCAGTTAAATTCGGATTGGGACTATTGTTTCTTGGTCTTGGGTTTCTCATATTTGCCATGTCTGCAAATAGTGTTGACGACTTTGCAAGAACCTCTATGACGTATTTAATACTAGGCTATATGGTACTGACAATCGGATAA
- a CDS encoding Sec-independent protein translocase subunit TatA/TatB, whose amino-acid sequence MYAEAIFLFISGTEIVFILFIVLLVFGADKVPEIAKGLGKGMRQLKDATNDIKSEITKSAEKQGLDVDITKDVREEIDKVKEDVDEITGPIKRRF is encoded by the coding sequence ATGTATGCAGAGGCAATCTTTTTATTTATAAGCGGTACCGAAATTGTATTTATACTTTTTATTGTACTACTGGTTTTTGGTGCTGATAAAGTTCCCGAAATCGCTAAAGGTTTAGGTAAAGGTATGCGTCAACTTAAAGACGCTACAAACGATATTAAATCTGAAATCACTAAAAGTGCCGAAAAACAAGGACTTGATGTTGATATTACAAAAGATGTACGTGAAGAGATTGATAAAGTAAAAGAAGATGTAGACGAAATCACCGGTCCCATTAAACGCAGATTTTAA
- a CDS encoding M1 family metallopeptidase gives MKLIKCLSLVILFLSAGMSYAQDQNNGDEREPGHINNNRFKQLYEEFSTPNQYRSASGAPGPKYYQQRADYEMDIELDDVSKKLYGNETITYTNNSPDVLEYLWVQLDQNVRAKDSKSSLIEPSGAAPADMAGSFVQKHMGAAFEGGFNIQEVKDEKGGNLPHTINRTMMRVEMPEDLEPGDDFTFSIKWWYNIPNHTIDRARSGYEEFKDGNRGYVIAQFYPRMAVYNDVEGWQNSQFWGRDEFALPFGDFEVNITVPADHVLDATGSLQNRKDVFTKEMMNRFEKAKKSYDKPVIIVTQEEAEKASTGFTKSKKTWEFKAENVRDYAFATSRRYIWDMMAVKQNNGKDVMAVSMYPPEGNPLWEEFSTKAVASTLKSYSRMTFNYPYPKAISVHAKNQGMEYPMICWNYGRPDEDGNYSERTKYGMISVIIHEVGHNYFPMIVNSDERQWTWMDEGLNTFVQYVAEQDFGEWYPDAIAPNKKYPSRRGPAKNIVSYMAGDQDYIAPIMTKGLNTYNFGSNAYGKPATALNILRETVMGRELFDYAFKIYANRWMFKHPTPEDFFRTMEDASAVDLDWYWRAWFYSTEYTDIGVKDVKRFYVTSKMNQEVRDMMEARGMKESDLPPLVYMIEEGSEDYEESMKNASLDDITTLQEYIMDNLSAEERANLKKPNYFYEIVFEKPGGIPMPIIAEYTYSDGSTERVKYPAQIWRKNDKEVGKVIASEKEIVKIVVDPDEETADIDTENNSWPKRKKLGDFDKFKNKVEE, from the coding sequence ATGAAACTAATTAAATGCCTTTCCTTAGTAATCTTGTTTCTTTCAGCAGGGATGAGTTACGCACAGGATCAAAACAATGGTGACGAGCGTGAGCCGGGCCATATTAACAACAACCGTTTTAAACAATTATATGAGGAGTTTTCTACTCCCAATCAATATAGAAGTGCGAGTGGTGCTCCCGGTCCTAAATATTACCAGCAGAGAGCCGATTACGAAATGGACATCGAACTTGATGACGTAAGTAAAAAACTATATGGTAACGAAACCATTACATATACCAATAACTCTCCAGATGTGTTGGAATATTTATGGGTACAGTTAGATCAAAATGTTCGTGCCAAAGATTCAAAATCTTCATTGATCGAACCAAGTGGAGCTGCCCCAGCTGATATGGCTGGTTCTTTTGTGCAAAAACATATGGGAGCTGCTTTTGAGGGTGGTTTTAATATTCAAGAAGTTAAAGATGAAAAAGGAGGGAATCTTCCGCATACAATTAATCGCACTATGATGCGTGTTGAAATGCCAGAAGATCTTGAGCCAGGAGATGATTTTACATTTTCAATTAAATGGTGGTATAATATTCCAAACCATACAATTGATAGAGCACGTAGTGGTTATGAAGAGTTTAAAGATGGTAACCGCGGATATGTAATAGCACAATTCTATCCTCGTATGGCAGTTTATAATGATGTAGAAGGATGGCAAAACAGCCAGTTTTGGGGTAGAGATGAATTTGCATTGCCTTTTGGTGACTTTGAAGTAAATATTACTGTTCCTGCAGATCACGTGTTAGACGCTACAGGGTCTCTTCAGAATAGGAAAGATGTCTTTACCAAAGAGATGATGAATCGTTTTGAAAAAGCGAAGAAGTCTTACGATAAACCTGTAATTATTGTAACACAAGAAGAGGCAGAAAAAGCTTCAACAGGGTTTACAAAAAGTAAAAAAACGTGGGAGTTCAAAGCAGAGAATGTTAGAGATTATGCTTTTGCAACATCAAGACGTTACATTTGGGATATGATGGCCGTAAAGCAAAACAACGGTAAAGATGTAATGGCTGTGTCTATGTATCCACCAGAAGGCAACCCATTATGGGAAGAGTTTTCAACGAAAGCTGTAGCGAGTACTTTAAAATCCTACTCTCGAATGACATTTAATTACCCATACCCTAAAGCTATTTCAGTACACGCTAAAAATCAAGGGATGGAATATCCAATGATTTGCTGGAATTACGGACGCCCAGATGAAGATGGAAATTACAGTGAGCGTACTAAGTATGGTATGATTTCAGTAATTATTCACGAAGTTGGCCACAATTATTTCCCTATGATTGTAAATAGTGATGAGCGTCAATGGACGTGGATGGACGAAGGTCTTAACACGTTTGTGCAGTATGTAGCTGAACAGGATTTTGGTGAGTGGTATCCTGATGCTATTGCGCCAAACAAAAAGTATCCTTCTCGTAGAGGTCCTGCAAAGAACATTGTAAGTTATATGGCAGGCGATCAAGATTATATCGCTCCGATAATGACGAAAGGTTTAAATACTTATAACTTTGGTAGCAACGCATATGGAAAACCTGCTACAGCTTTAAATATTTTACGCGAGACTGTAATGGGGCGCGAATTGTTTGATTATGCTTTTAAAATTTATGCTAATCGTTGGATGTTTAAACACCCAACCCCAGAAGATTTTTTCAGAACCATGGAAGATGCTTCAGCTGTAGATTTAGACTGGTATTGGAGAGCTTGGTTTTATAGTACTGAATACACAGATATTGGAGTGAAGGATGTAAAACGTTTTTATGTAACTTCAAAAATGAATCAAGAAGTGCGCGATATGATGGAAGCCAGAGGAATGAAAGAGAGCGATCTCCCGCCATTAGTCTATATGATTGAAGAAGGAAGTGAAGATTACGAAGAAAGTATGAAAAATGCTTCTTTAGACGATATAACCACCTTGCAAGAATATATTATGGATAATCTTTCTGCTGAAGAAAGAGCAAACCTGAAAAAGCCAAACTATTTCTACGAAATAGTTTTTGAAAAACCAGGAGGTATCCCAATGCCAATCATTGCAGAGTATACTTATAGCGACGGAAGTACAGAGCGAGTGAAATATCCAGCTCAAATCTGGAGAAAAAATGACAAAGAAGTAGGAAAGGTAATTGCTTCAGAAAAAGAGATTGTAAAAATAGTGGTTGATCCAGATGAGGAAACAGCAGATATTGATACAGAAAACAATAGTTGGCCTAAACGTAAAAAGCTAGGTGATTTTGACAAATTTAAAAACAAAGTAGAAGAATAA
- a CDS encoding amidohydrolase family protein: MKRKLRINGHSHLLPYPEQIPQFMKDKEIFWVDEDKKFMLQKDWSRPVTDSSFFLNEKLEWMERFDIDHAVVLNLSQLYGNGLRVEEMKQALRFQNDFNAKVQHDNPSKFTCGFVVHPGFVRGALWEIERCVEELGLQLLCLPTHYMDTIGTWRCIFDEENEPIFELASKYNLAVEIHPYDGEKFIKLENTSWRFHLIWMLAQCADAYHFLTLNGYADKYPNMRTCFAHGGQLAQINLGRRIQGFDGRPDLFEGKTHPRKAVGHKNIFFDTLVHDTGSLKLLVENQDPKQVIMGLDDPYPLGEMESAVQSSYPGKILDLAQERDILTEEECDAIWEDNVIQWLCGDDEAAKKKLVNRILS; encoded by the coding sequence ATGAAAAGAAAACTTCGCATTAACGGTCATTCGCATCTACTTCCATATCCAGAACAAATTCCTCAGTTTATGAAAGACAAGGAGATTTTTTGGGTAGATGAAGATAAAAAGTTTATGCTTCAAAAAGATTGGAGCCGTCCCGTTACTGATTCTAGTTTCTTTTTAAATGAGAAACTAGAGTGGATGGAGCGGTTTGATATTGATCACGCCGTTGTTTTAAACCTTTCACAATTATATGGAAATGGTCTTCGAGTAGAAGAAATGAAGCAAGCATTACGGTTTCAGAACGATTTTAACGCGAAAGTGCAGCACGATAATCCGTCAAAATTTACCTGCGGATTTGTAGTACACCCAGGATTTGTAAGAGGTGCCTTATGGGAAATTGAACGTTGTGTCGAAGAATTAGGGCTTCAACTTTTATGTTTACCAACCCACTATATGGATACCATTGGAACATGGCGCTGTATTTTTGATGAAGAAAACGAACCCATTTTTGAACTAGCCAGCAAGTATAATTTAGCGGTTGAAATTCATCCCTACGATGGTGAAAAATTTATAAAATTGGAAAACACATCTTGGCGCTTCCACCTTATCTGGATGTTAGCGCAATGTGCGGATGCATATCACTTCTTAACGTTGAATGGGTACGCAGATAAATACCCCAATATGCGTACGTGTTTTGCACACGGCGGACAATTAGCACAAATAAATTTAGGACGCCGTATTCAAGGTTTTGATGGTCGGCCAGATCTATTTGAAGGAAAAACACACCCTAGAAAAGCAGTTGGACATAAAAACATATTTTTTGACACTTTAGTACACGATACAGGTTCGTTAAAATTATTGGTAGAAAATCAAGACCCAAAGCAAGTTATAATGGGCCTAGATGATCCATATCCATTAGGAGAAATGGAGAGTGCTGTACAATCTTCGTATCCTGGTAAAATTTTAGATCTTGCTCAAGAACGAGATATCTTAACAGAGGAAGAATGTGATGCCATTTGGGAAGATAATGTAATACAATGGCTGTGCGGTGATGACGAAGCTGCTAAAAAGAAATTGGTTAATAGAATTCTTAGTTAA
- a CDS encoding O-methyltransferase, with product MDFLPEEINNYVENHSQPEPELLQKLNRETWQKVLAPRMLSGHLQGRVLSMLSKLINPKYILEIGTYTGYSALSLAEGMHKEGELHTIDINEELHDFQRKYFNASGFGEQIIQHTGNALEIIPKLTQIFDLVFIDADKSNYPKYLDIILPKLKSGSVILSDNVLWSGKVIQPLKKDDKDTEALLEYNKLLNEHPKLETILLPIRDGLTVSRMI from the coding sequence ATGGACTTTCTTCCTGAAGAAATAAACAATTACGTAGAAAATCATTCGCAGCCGGAACCTGAACTGCTACAAAAGCTCAATAGAGAAACCTGGCAAAAAGTATTGGCACCTAGAATGTTAAGTGGTCATTTACAAGGGCGTGTATTGAGTATGCTTTCCAAATTAATAAACCCGAAATACATTTTGGAAATTGGCACCTATACAGGCTATTCAGCTTTGAGTTTAGCGGAAGGAATGCATAAAGAAGGTGAATTACACACCATTGATATCAATGAGGAACTGCACGATTTTCAACGAAAATACTTCAATGCTTCAGGCTTTGGAGAGCAGATAATACAACATACTGGAAATGCTTTAGAAATTATTCCAAAACTAACTCAAATTTTTGATTTGGTCTTTATAGATGCTGATAAAAGTAATTATCCAAAGTATCTCGACATTATTCTTCCAAAATTAAAAAGCGGATCGGTTATTTTAAGTGATAATGTGTTGTGGAGCGGAAAAGTCATCCAGCCTTTAAAGAAAGACGATAAGGACACGGAAGCATTACTGGAGTATAACAAACTGCTCAATGAACATCCTAAACTGGAAACCATTTTATTGCCTATTCGAGATGGGTTAACGGTTAGTAGAATGATATAG